ACCGTCTTCTTCGGCGCCGAGGCTGAGTTCTACCTCTTCGACTCCATCCGCTACGAGAACACCCCCGGCAGCAGCTTCTACAAGATCGGTTCGCAGGAAGCCGCTTGGGACACGGGCACGGATGAGCCCGGCGGAAACCAGGGCTACAAGACCCCCTTCAAGGGCGGCTACTTCCCGGTCTCACCTCAGGATCAGTACGCCGACATCCGCGACCAGATGTCTCTGACACTCGAGCAGATCGGCTTCGAGATGGAGCGGGCGCACCATGAGGTCGGCACCGCCGGTCAGCAGGAGATCAACTACAAGTTCAAGACTCTCCAGCACGCCGGTGATCAGCTCCTCGACTTCAAGTACGTGATCAAGAACACCGCGTTCGAGCTCGGCAAGTCCGCGACTTTCATGCCCAAACCGCTCTTCGACGACAACGGCTCGGGCATGCACTGCCACCAGTCGCTGTGGAAGAACGGCGAACCCCTGTTCTACGACGAGAACGGCTACGGCGGACTCTCCGACCTAGCCCGCTGGTACATCGGCGGCCTCATCGAACACGCCGGTGCGGTGCTCGCGTTCACGAACCCGACGATCAACTCCTACCGCCGGCTCGTGCCCGGATACGAGGCCCCGGTCAACCTCGTATACTCCGCCCGCAACCGTTCGGCCGCGATCCGCATTCCTGTGACCGGTGCGTCGCCGAAGGCCAAGCGCCTGGAGTTCCGTGTGCCGGACCCCTCGTCGAACCCCTACCTCGCATTCTCGGCCCAGCTC
Above is a window of Brevibacterium siliguriense DNA encoding:
- the glnA gene encoding type I glutamate--ammonia ligase, with translation MFSSAEELVNFISDNDVKFVDVRFCDLPGVVQHFNLPAASYGTEEITEGLLFDGSSITGFQGIHESDMKLLADVTSAYIDPYREAKTLVITHSIVDPFTDEPYSRDPRQVAAKAEAYLESTGIADTVFFGAEAEFYLFDSIRYENTPGSSFYKIGSQEAAWDTGTDEPGGNQGYKTPFKGGYFPVSPQDQYADIRDQMSLTLEQIGFEMERAHHEVGTAGQQEINYKFKTLQHAGDQLLDFKYVIKNTAFELGKSATFMPKPLFDDNGSGMHCHQSLWKNGEPLFYDENGYGGLSDLARWYIGGLIEHAGAVLAFTNPTINSYRRLVPGYEAPVNLVYSARNRSAAIRIPVTGASPKAKRLEFRVPDPSSNPYLAFSAQLMAGLDGIRNRIEPPEPIDKDLYELPPEEAKDIKLVPGTLDEALNELEKDHDFLTAGDVFTSDLIETWIRIKRENEIDVARLRPTPTEFELYYAL